From one Plasmodium yoelii strain 17X genome assembly, chromosome: 12 genomic stretch:
- a CDS encoding phosphoinositide-specific phospholipase C, producing MNLNENKSQNGFNNAIQENDDSMSLVSEGLDGSGNEDYRENEIEDYRNNRKEKYEGNNNANTHESLLKNNKDNIDSKLGFDIRNVLRHAYLPVCIEKMKEGEYVYKWNNNNIFQKKTLKFVYLDTNNYCIRWNSKKKKLKENKSLALYICDIIQILDGSESTFFKKKEEEKSLSIEIISIDRNLRITFLDIQRWKMWLFGLMYYHYKLVNKSSRERKKLKPFIYESNKLYDNYIISGLKDINVLTLSQLYIILRSLNIYINMKILYHYFSIYKNKGTINYYGFTKILEHIFSNNHISIHFNMYKNNDSNYIDKNQFINFLIDIQCEGKSEERIFKIHKKDNYPRLIQDKVEQNEIKKKEDNHAQNWNNNQVYTNQHIIKDKNEHNISENISNDNKISKNNSMIDEITNGYDLDYCEWRNLMKTLDISDNQNEHNLQCNANIELNSFMVSDHSKQYDKDYAMILNILRDKYGVYSTTNYNDKFYMNSHNKSEKKYKREIYTYEENNRKEQTNEISKEDKNKDDFYFIRTNIIYKSLNTIKKYNIPFVIINEGNHYLTQIGLVYFLLSKENSIMCPEYAKVYQNMNLPLCNYWINSSHNSYLGRKQIFSASSIEQYIYILIDGCRCVEFDCYYFNKNIVVYHGLYGYKLTSSILFCDTLIACKMFGFSTSPYPIILSLEIHCKDKHKNLIAKILIYILGNQLYIPKTKDEINNITPNNCRNKFLVKYKHFDNNYTSSFYSIFEGLKNVMYDELGYFSDIINEQEDIDVDEPKEYQIIEKKNEKYNKISIENQNMEPEDRVNNYIEQNNSKNTSYKNNQVQKTNKNSDQNNLCGNENVSQRDRHEVDSNYSSSSSSNCLYENNTIHKTQIDEKYRKNDNCSNNNSGFNNSSVPNNTNTSDSITNCGKNMSETAHMSKEEYKKKQDNEKYKNNILNKCSCLKGYVFRNFQENRTYNEICSISENKFIKLIKKNEDDVIKYNQKTLTRVYPSGTRLASTNFNPLIFWSAGIQFVALNYQYNGLSMLLNKGRFLENGGKHSGYILKPELLRFNKKHDYNVLSLNIQILSLHQINLLFSIKNKYQEKKLKKELFKMDMIQRIQTHKKISNKRKKFKYLQKLEREKKSPLLSDIQSDDSKKKKKISNETLLKKFKDNDNDVNYIHKKFANIEKEYEDMLTEYKSFLLCSTLSHSSSFNSCSSVTTTSNNTTDSNKKVSSKSKKKNFYQAFLELKKANNLFFYLYVTISIHGYNEQKCYFKTEIAKVNFYDINYCWSKPSNFQMKIVHPSLALIVFELKSYDTVKSDIIACACFPVKCLREGIRFVPLCDKHLKDIKGSGILVNLKFDKITENI from the exons aaaaaaaaaaattaaaagaaaataagaGTCtagcattatatatatgtgatataatacaaatattagATGGATCTGAatctacattttttaaaaaaaaagaagaagagAAGAGTTTATCCATTGAAATTATAAGTATAGATCGAAATTTAAGAATTACCTTTTTAGATATTCAAAGATGGAAAATGTGGCTTTTTGGCTTAATGTACTATCATTATAAATTAGTTAATAAAAGTTCAAGAGAgcgaaaaaaattaaaacctTTTATATACGAgtctaataaattatatgataattatataatatcagGATTAAAAGATATTAATGTTTTAACATTAtcacaattatatattattttaagaagtttaaatatttatataaacatgaaaatattatatcattatttttctatatataaaaataaaggcactataaattattatggttttacaaaaatattagaacatatattttcaaataatcATATTTCTATTCATTTTAATATGTACAAAAACAATGATTCAAAttatatagataaaaatcaatttattaattttttaattgataTACAATGTGAAGGAAAATCTGAAGAACgtatatttaaaattcaCAAAAAAGATAATTACCCTCGTTTAATTCAAGATAAAGTTGAACAAAAcgagataaaaaaaaaagaagataatCACGCACAAAATTGGAATAATAATCAAGTCTATACAAATCAACATATTATTAAAGACAAAAATGAACATAATATTAGTGAAAATATTtctaatgataataaaatatcgaaAAATAATTCTATGATTGATGAAATAACAAATGGTTATGATTTAGATTATTGTGAATGGAGAAATTTAATGAAAACATTAGATATTAGTGACAATCAAAATGAGCATAATTTACAATGTAATGCTAATATCGAACTCAACAGTTTTATGGTTTCTGACCATTCAAAACAATATGATAAAGATTATGCAAtgattttaaatatattgagAGATAAATATGGAGTTTATTCTACTActaattataatgataagTTTTATATGAACTCACATAACAaatcagaaaaaaaatataaacgtgaaatatatacatatgaagAAAACAACAGAAAAGAACAAACTAATGAAATCTCTAaagaagataaaaataaagacgatttttattttatacgaaccaatattatatataagtcattaaatacaataaaaaaatataatattccaTTTGTTATAATCAATGAAGGTAATCATTATTTGACACAAATTGGAttagtttattttttgttatcaAAAGAAAATAGTATTATGTGCCCAGAATATGCTAAGGTATATCAAAATATGAACTTGCCTTTATGTAATTATTGGATTAATAGTAGTCACAATAGTTACTTAGGTagaaaacaaatatttagTGCAAGTAGTATcgaacaatatatatatatattaatagatGGGTGTAGATGTGTTGAATTTGATtgctattattttaataaaaatattgttgtATATCATGGTTTATATGGGTACAAATTAACATCATCCATATTATTTTGTGACACTTTAATTGCTTGCAAAATGTTTGGATTTTCAACATCACCCTATCCAATAATATTGTCATTAGAAATTCATTGTAAagataaacataaaaatttaatcgcaaaaattttaatatatatattaggtAATCAACTTTATATACCCAAAACAAAAGAcgaaattaataatataacacCAAATAATTGCAGAAATAAATTCTtagttaaatataaacattttgataataattataCTTCAAGCTTTTATAGCATATTTGAAGGCTTAAAAAATGTCATGTATGACGAATTAGGATACTTCTCAGATATTATTAATGAACAGGAAGACATAGATGTTGATGAACCCAAAGAATATcaaattatagaaaaaaaaaatgaaaaatataataaaattagcaTTGAAAATCAAAATATGGAACCAGAAGATCGGGTTAATAATTATATCGAACAAAATAATTCTAAAAATActagttataaaaataatcaagttcagaaaacaaataaaaatagtgatCAAAATAATTTGTGTGGTAATGAAAATGTCTCACAAAGGGACCGACATGAAGTGGACAGTAATTACAGTAGTAGCTCTAGTAGTAATTGcctatatgaaaataatactatTCATAAAACTCAAATTGATGAAAAGTATAGAAAAAATGATAACTGctcaaataataattcagGATTCAATAATAGTAGCGTTCCCAATAATACTAACACTTCAGATTCTATTACAAATTGTGGTAAAAATATGTCTGAAACTGCTCATATGTCAAAGgaggaatataaaaaaaaacaagataacgaaaaatataaaaataatatattaaacaaaTGCTCATGCTTAAAAGGATATGTATTTAGAAATTTCCAAGAAAATAGAACATACAATGAAATATGTTCTATTagtgaaaataaatttataaaattaattaaaaaaaatgaagacgATGTTATCAAATATAACCAAAAAACATTAACACGTGTATATCCATCTGGTACTAGATTAGCTTCAACAAATTTTAACCCACTTATTTTTTGGAGTGCTGGAATACAATTTGTTGCATTAAATTATCAATATAATGGATTAAGCATGTTATTAAATAAAGGGCGATTTTTAGAAAATGGAGGAAAACATTCAGGTTATATATTAAAGCCCGAATTATTAcgatttaataaaaaacatgATTATAATGTCTTATCattaaatatacaaatattatcattacaCCAAATTAATTTGCTATTttcaattaaaaataaatatcaagaaaaaaaattaaaaaaggaacTATTCAAAATGGACATGATTCAACGTATACAAactcataaaaaaattagcaataaaaggaaaaaatttAAGTATTTGCAAAAATTGGAAAGAGAAAAGAAAAGCCCACTTCTTTCAGATATACAATCAGATgatagcaaaaaaaaaaaaaaaattagtaatgaaacattattaaaaaaatttaaagataatgaCAACGATGTtaattatattcataaaaaattcgcaaatattgaaaaagaaTATGAAGATATGTTGACAGaatataaatcatttttGTTATGTTCCACATTATCCCATAGCAGTAGTTTTAATAGTTGTAGTAGCGTTACAACAACATCAAATAATACTACagattcaaataaaaaagtatCATCTaaatccaaaaaaaaaaatttttaccAGGCTTTTctagaattaaaaaaagcaaataatttatttttctatcTCTACGTTACTATTTCTATACATGGTTATAATGAgcaaaaatgttattttaaAACAGAAATCGCCAAAGTTAACTTCTATGACATAAATTATTG CTGGTCCAAACCATCTAACTTCCAAATGAAAATAGTGCACCCATCACTGGCTCTTATTGTATTTGAATTAAAATCATAT gACACTGTAAAAAGTGATATTATTGCATGTGCTTGTTTCCCAGTGAAATGTCTAAGAGAAGg TATTCGATTCGTTCCGCTGTGTGACAAACATTTAAAAGACATAAAAGGATCAGGAATTTTAGTTAACTTgaaatttgataaaataacTGAGAATATTTAA